The DNA region AGCACCGGCAGCAGCGCGGCTGCCCGCGCCTGCCACTCGGCCCGGTCGGGCCTCACCTCTGTCTCCACGGCGTTCCTCCTCGGTCCGTGCGGTCGGTCGGGTACGTCCTGCGGGGCTTGCGGTCGTCGGCGCCGCCGCGGCGGCCGGGCTCGGGCGCGCCGGGCTCAGGCCCGCCGGCGCAGCGCCGCGGCGAACGAGCGCAGGTCGGCCACCAGCAGGTCCGGCTGCTCCATGGCGGCGAAGTGGCCGCCGCGGTCGAACTCGTTCCACTGCACGATGTTGCTGAAGGCGCGCTCGGCGAACCGGCGGATCGGCTGGGCGGGGTCGCGCGGGAAGACCGCGACCGCCAGTGGCGTGGGCAGCGCGGGCGGCGGCGGGGGCAGGTTCGGCGCGGTCGGCAGCAGCGGCGCGTTGTCGTAGTACAGGTGGGCGGAGGAGGCGCCGCTGCCGGTGAACCAGTAGAGGCTGGCGTTGGTGAGCAGGCGGTCGCGGTCCACCGCGTCCTCCGGGACCTTCTGGACGTCCGCCCACTCGTGGAACTTCTCCATGATCCAGGCGAGTTGGCCGACCGGTGAGTCGTTCAGCGCGTAGCCCAGCGTCTGCGGCCTGGTCGCCTGCACCTTCATGTACGCGGACATGTCGTCGCCGAACAGCTGGAGCAGCCCGAGCCGGCGCAGCTCCACGTCGCTGAGGCCGATCAGGTCCTGCGGGTCGCTGCCGGGCAGCGTGATGAGGAAGTTCAGGTGCAGCCCCGCGACATGCTCGAAGTCCAGTCCGGCCAGGATCTGTCCGACCCAGGTGCCCAGGTCGCCGCCCTGCACGAGATAGCGTTCGTAGCCCTGCCGGCTCATCAGCTCCGCCCACGCGCCCGCCACCTTGTGGAAGCTCCAGCCGGGTCCGGACACCGGGTTGGAGAACCCGAAGCCGGGCAGGCTGGGGATCACCAGGTGGAACGCGTCGGCCGGGTCGCCGCCGTACCGGCGCGGATCGGTCAGCGGTCCGATGACGTCGGTGAACTCCACGAACGAGCCGGGCCAGCCGTGCGTCATGATCATCGGAGTGGCGTCCGGCTCGGGCGACCGCACGTGCAGGAAGTGGATCGGCGTGCCGGCGATCTCGGTGACGAACTGCGGGAACGCGTTCAGCCGGGCCTCCGCGGCCCGCCAGTCGAACTCCGTGCGCCAGTACTCGGCGAGTTCGCGCAGATAGTCCAGCGGGACCCCGCGCTCCCAGCCCGCGGCCGGCGACGCCGCCGTCCAGCGGGTGTCCGCCAGCCGCCGACGCAGATCGGCGAGGTCCGCCTCGGGAATGTCGATGCGAAAGGGCTTCATCGTGCCGTCCCTCCGAAGTCGCCTGCGCCTTCCGGCGCCCGGCTCACCTGCGAACCCATGACGACTTTATTGCCGGATTCGGCAGGCTCCGAACGTTCCGGGGAATCTCAGCACAGAGTGGGCTTTTTTGAAGAAACGGAAACAGCAATATGAAAGAAGTATTCCGGACATCTCTCCCTAGCGTGAAGAATGGGATGGTGTTCAGGGCCGTTCCGCACGTTCCGAACCCTTTGTGACGGAGAGGAACCATCGTGGAGAAAAAAGCAGATCGCGCGGTCGTCCTGGGCGCCGGCATCGCGGGGCTGCTCGCCGCCCGCGCACTGTCCGGACGCTACCGGCGGGTGACCCTGGTGGACCGGGACGATCTGCACGGCCCGGCCGAACCGCGCACGGCCGTCCCGCAGGGGCTCCACATCCACGCGCTGCTCGCCCGCGGCCAGCAGGCCCTGGAGGAGCTGTTCCCGGGCCTGACCGGCGAACTGGCCGCGGCCGGCGCGCCGGTCGGCGACTTCGGGGCCAATGTGAGCTGGTACTTCAGCGGCCGGATGATGCGGCGCACCAGCACGGGGCTGGTCTGCGTCGCGGCCGGGCGGCCGCTGCTGGAGCACACGATCAGGGCCAGGGTGCACGCGCTGCCGCAGGTCACCGTGCGCGACGGCACCGACGTGGTCGGTCTGGAGGCGCCGGACCCGTCCCGGATCACCGGGGTACGGGTCCGCAGCCGCCGGCCCGGCTCCCCCGAGGAGGTGCTGCCCGCCGACCTG from Actinacidiphila sp. DG2A-62 includes:
- a CDS encoding epoxide hydrolase family protein translates to MKPFRIDIPEADLADLRRRLADTRWTAASPAAGWERGVPLDYLRELAEYWRTEFDWRAAEARLNAFPQFVTEIAGTPIHFLHVRSPEPDATPMIMTHGWPGSFVEFTDVIGPLTDPRRYGGDPADAFHLVIPSLPGFGFSNPVSGPGWSFHKVAGAWAELMSRQGYERYLVQGGDLGTWVGQILAGLDFEHVAGLHLNFLITLPGSDPQDLIGLSDVELRRLGLLQLFGDDMSAYMKVQATRPQTLGYALNDSPVGQLAWIMEKFHEWADVQKVPEDAVDRDRLLTNASLYWFTGSGASSAHLYYDNAPLLPTAPNLPPPPPALPTPLAVAVFPRDPAQPIRRFAERAFSNIVQWNEFDRGGHFAAMEQPDLLVADLRSFAAALRRRA